In the Malania oleifera isolate guangnan ecotype guangnan chromosome 1, ASM2987363v1, whole genome shotgun sequence genome, one interval contains:
- the LOC131156455 gene encoding F-box protein At5g39250: protein MAYEEVLKAVFPLLDGTDLASCMVVCKQWRDIARDDYFWKCVCARKWPSVCKRPSPPTSSYYKLFQTFYNYKRQHHRTLLPPRLSFDDLEFYIDIWNEERLIFSEMVSGRVLQTGFKTPPPGICNLLKLYLDGPEYKMTLPVDPRFTVPSGHTVSVSVLVRRKDSNRIACIINKSLFDYIDRTSFRALAFDYLDFSPLHPFVSGVRAWIALLFMEDGNDGAIDVFAIQMDFCDVASSEEEVLWLLDMLDWK from the coding sequence ATGGCTTACGAAGAAGTTTTGAAGGCAGTATTTCCTCTACTAGATGGTACGGACCTTGCTTCTTGTATGGTTGTCTGCAAGCAGTGGAGAGACATAGCTCGAGATGATTACTTCTGGAAATGTGTCTGTGCAAGGAAGTGGCCTTCAGTCTGCAAGCGACCGTCCCCTCCCACTTCATCCTACTACAAGCTATTCCAGACCTTCTACAACTATAAGCGCCAGCATCATCGAACTCTCCTCCCACCTCGACTGTCATTCGATGATTTGGAATTTTACATTGACATTTGGAATGAGGAGAGATTAATTTTCTCCGAAATGGTCTCAGGCCGTGTTCTCCAGACTGGATTCAAGACTCCACCGCCTGGAATATGTAACTTGCTTAAGCTATACCTGGATGGCCCCGAGTACAAGATGACATTGCCTGTTGATCCAAGGTTCACTGTACCTTCTGGCCATACTGTGAGTGTCTCTGTGCTTGTGAGACGCAAGGATTCCAATAGGATTGCTTGCATAATAAACAAATCCTTGTTTGATTATATAGATCGAACCTCATTTAGAGCCCTCGCATTTGATTATCTCGACTTCTCGCCACTTCACCCCTTTGTTTCGGGAGTCAGGGCGTGGATTGCTTTGCTTTTCATGGAAGATGGAAATGATGGAGCCATTGATGTATTTGCTATTCAAATGGATTTTTGTGATGTTGCAAGCTCCGAAGAAGAGGTTTTGTGGCTGTTGGACATGCTTGATTGGAAGTGA